A window from Enterocloster bolteae encodes these proteins:
- the metF gene encoding methylenetetrahydrofolate reductase [NAD(P)H], producing the protein MKIRDILAEGKPTLSFEVFPPKTEDAYDSVEKAAAEIAKLKPSFMSVTYGAGGGTSEYTVGIASAIKEEYGVTPLAHLTCVSSTREKVHHVLGELRERGIENVLALRGDIPQDGSTPKEYHYASELIREIKKAGDFCIGAACYPEGHVESANKSVDIDYLKQKVEAGCDFVTTQMFFDNSILYSYLYRIREKGIQVPVIAGIMPVTNAKQIRRITQMSGTYLPSRFMSIVDRFGDNPAAMKQAGIAYATDQIIDLIANGVNGIHVYSMNKPDVAMKIKENLSEIL; encoded by the coding sequence ATGAAAATACGCGACATACTGGCAGAAGGAAAGCCCACCCTCTCCTTTGAGGTGTTCCCCCCAAAGACAGAGGATGCATATGATTCCGTGGAGAAGGCAGCCGCGGAGATTGCAAAATTAAAGCCCTCGTTTATGAGTGTTACATACGGGGCAGGAGGGGGAACCAGCGAATATACGGTTGGAATCGCCTCCGCCATCAAGGAGGAATATGGAGTGACGCCCCTGGCTCATCTCACCTGTGTTTCATCCACCAGGGAAAAGGTGCACCATGTGCTGGGTGAGTTAAGGGAGCGCGGCATTGAAAATGTACTGGCCCTGCGCGGGGATATCCCCCAGGATGGCAGCACGCCAAAGGAATACCACTATGCTTCAGAACTGATACGGGAAATCAAAAAGGCAGGTGATTTCTGCATCGGGGCAGCATGTTACCCGGAGGGCCATGTGGAATCAGCCAACAAGTCTGTGGACATAGATTACCTGAAGCAGAAGGTGGAGGCCGGATGCGATTTTGTCACCACCCAGATGTTTTTTGACAACAGCATTCTTTACAGCTATCTGTACCGCATCCGTGAAAAGGGAATCCAGGTGCCTGTGATTGCCGGCATCATGCCTGTGACAAACGCAAAGCAGATACGGAGGATTACCCAGATGTCGGGGACCTACCTGCCATCCAGGTTCATGTCCATTGTGGACCGGTTCGGGGACAATCCCGCGGCCATGAAGCAGGCCGGAATAGCCTATGCCACGGACCAGATCATTGACCTGATTGCCAACGGAGTCAACGGTATCCATGTGTATTCCATGAATAAGCCGGATGTGGCCATGAAGATAAAAGAAAACCTGTCGGAGATTTTATAG
- a CDS encoding threonine aldolase family protein produces the protein MIRFNCDYSEGAHERILKKLAETNLEQTPGYGEDHYCAEAAGIIRSLCGREDAAVHFLVGGTQANLTVIASALRSHQGAVGAVTAHINVHETGSIEATGHKVLALPSEDGKITAEQVEELYQAHIRDESFEHTVQPKMVYISNPTELGTIYTRAEMENLYGVCRKYGLYLFVDGARLAYGLAAEGNDLDLKSLAASCDVFYIGGTKVGALFGEAVVILNDELKADFRYHIKQRGGMLAKGRLLGIQFGELLRDGLYFELGAHADRLADKIRCACVKKGYPFLVENTTNQVFPIMPDALLESWKDKYSYTNQGRVDESHTAIRLCTSWITSGEQVDILVNDILNS, from the coding sequence ATGATTCGTTTTAATTGTGATTACAGCGAAGGCGCCCATGAGCGCATACTTAAGAAACTGGCTGAGACTAATCTGGAGCAGACGCCCGGATACGGGGAGGACCATTACTGCGCAGAGGCCGCAGGCATCATCCGCAGCCTATGCGGACGGGAAGATGCAGCGGTCCATTTCCTGGTGGGAGGAACCCAGGCCAATCTGACGGTCATAGCATCTGCCCTGCGTTCCCATCAGGGGGCGGTGGGGGCTGTGACGGCCCACATCAATGTACATGAGACAGGCTCCATAGAGGCCACCGGACACAAGGTGCTGGCCCTGCCCTCTGAGGACGGCAAGATTACGGCAGAGCAGGTGGAGGAGCTGTACCAGGCCCATATCCGGGACGAGAGCTTTGAGCACACGGTGCAGCCAAAGATGGTATATATCTCCAACCCCACGGAGCTGGGCACTATTTACACCAGGGCTGAGATGGAGAACCTGTATGGGGTGTGCAGGAAGTACGGCCTGTACCTGTTTGTGGACGGCGCCCGTCTGGCATACGGCCTGGCGGCGGAGGGGAATGACCTGGACCTTAAGTCCCTGGCAGCTTCCTGCGACGTATTCTACATCGGAGGAACCAAGGTGGGGGCTCTTTTCGGGGAGGCCGTGGTTATATTGAACGATGAGCTGAAGGCGGATTTCCGCTACCATATCAAGCAGCGGGGCGGTATGCTGGCCAAGGGCCGCCTTCTGGGCATACAGTTTGGAGAGCTTTTGCGGGACGGCCTGTATTTTGAGCTGGGAGCCCATGCGGACAGGCTGGCAGACAAGATACGCTGCGCCTGTGTCAAAAAGGGATATCCCTTCCTGGTGGAAAACACCACAAACCAGGTATTTCCCATCATGCCGGATGCCCTTTTGGAGTCGTGGAAGGATAAGTACAGTTACACCAACCAGGGAAGGGTGGATGAAAGCCATACGGCTATCCGCCTCTGCACCAGCTGGATTACCAGCGGGGAGCAGGTGGACATCCTGGTAAACGACATTTTGAACAGTTAA
- a CDS encoding vitamin B12 dependent-methionine synthase activation domain-containing protein yields MDIQDVDRREVLRYLGYRGQEADGAVAAMVEQSMAELWEAATPRHLYREYPLSLGEDYRIDGGCFNARSRNLWGNLKDCDQIIVFAATLGCGADHLIQKYSRLQMSRAVVMQAAAAAMIEEYCDQVCTVIKSEYEAKGRYLRPRFSPGYGDFPLECQGMLLEALEAGKRIGIKLTDSLLMMPSKSVSAVMGASRKPYRCDVKGCEACAKTDCPYRR; encoded by the coding sequence ATGGACATACAGGACGTAGACAGGAGGGAGGTCCTCCGCTATCTGGGGTACAGGGGTCAGGAGGCTGACGGGGCAGTGGCGGCCATGGTGGAGCAGTCCATGGCGGAATTATGGGAAGCTGCCACACCCAGGCATCTGTACCGGGAATATCCCTTGTCACTGGGAGAGGATTACAGAATTGACGGGGGATGTTTCAACGCCAGGAGCAGGAACCTGTGGGGGAATCTGAAGGACTGCGATCAGATTATTGTGTTTGCGGCCACCCTTGGCTGCGGGGCCGACCATCTGATTCAGAAGTACAGCCGTCTCCAGATGAGCAGGGCCGTGGTCATGCAGGCAGCGGCAGCGGCCATGATTGAGGAGTACTGCGACCAGGTGTGTACCGTGATAAAGTCGGAATATGAGGCAAAAGGCCGTTATCTGCGCCCCAGGTTCAGCCCCGGTTACGGAGACTTTCCGCTGGAATGCCAGGGTATGCTGTTAGAGGCCCTGGAGGCCGGAAAACGCATCGGCATCAAGCTGACGGACAGTCTTCTCATGATGCCCTCCAAATCAGTTTCAGCGGTCATGGGAGCCAGCAGGAAACCTTACCGCTGCGATGTAAAAGGCTGTGAAGCCTGTGCCAAGACGGACTGCCCCTACCGGAGGTGA